The DNA window TGCAGAAGGTGAAACACACCACAGCTAAGAGGTtccaggacttttgtttttttaaagatgcaacgtcaatttaaaaaacaaaacctcatttTTGAAGCCAGATATTATAATTTGCCAACAAAGTCTTTGGGGCAAAGGGGAAGCCTGACAGGGAGGGGCCCGTCTTCGTCCACCCTGATCGGGGCCACTCCCTCTTCTGTCCTCCACCTACCAGTCTGAGGACCCCCTAAGCTGGTGGGGGGCGGGTCTCGGCCGATTGTCCGCCACGGCCTTCCCAACGCCAGGAAGACTGATTCTCCGATGTTTCCATCACGAGCCCCAGCCTGATCAGTTCCTCCCGGAGTCCCTAACGTGAGCCTGGGATCCAGGCCTTGCTTCCCAGGGCGCCTTCCTGGCTGCACTGAAGCTGGACCTTGGGTCGGCAGCCAGGGTCGGCAGCTGTAGCACCACCAGCGGCCACAGAGCGGGGAAGATGGAGGTGGCTCCTAAGAAGACCTCAGAGTAAAATCCTGTTCCTTCTATTTCTTCAGAAAATGTCCATCCGGCTCAACTCTGGGCCGCCAGGCTTGTCCAGCTAGAAGGGTGTTCGAGAGACCATGTGTGGCTTCGCCAAGTCAGGCCAGATCCCAAGTTCATCGGAGAACAGGATTAGGGGAGGAGTGAAGGACACCAGAGAATCACAAATATTGTCCCCAATTGCTCTTGGtggctttccccccaccccctggggaCAGACCCTTCCTCTTCTTAAACTCCGACAAAGTGAGTTTGTCTCACTTCCATTCTGCCATCTCCCGGCAGACAAAGGCCGACCAGGTCTGGCCCGAGGGAGGCTCCATCCAGCCCACGATCCAAAACCTGGCTACCTTTCCAATGCTTGCCAACATGCCCCTGTGGCCTTgcagaagaaatcacagaggaagaaaaaataaacttgtgaAAGTTTAAACtccactcaattaaaaaaaaaaaaaaaaaaagccagacattCCCACTGAAATTTCCCAAGAACCACAGGTCAggggactttctttttttccttttctgtaaatctcATCCCTGACTGAGTTCTCAGGACCTGTGATGCTCAGACACTGGCGCTCCACTGGCCCAGCCAACGGGACACTGGTCAGccctgaaaataaatatttcatataaaaggtCCATTGTCTTTGCCCAGAGACAATTGttgctttttctccctcctcAGCTCCATAACATCAGAAAGCACGGCTGGTGCCATCTGGGGTTCTTTCTTGTTCCAACAAGATGTTTTGAGAAAGGGCAATCTTGCTGGGTCTTCCTGGACGATCAGCTAAGAGAGAAAATTCTCCCAAAGCAAGCGTTTTGGTAAACGTTCGCTGGTATGGGGCCAAAGAACAATTAGCTCATCAGAGTGGTGAAACCCTCCCATCCAACTGCTACCTGCATTGCCCGCAAGGAGGCTGGCGGCTGGGGTGGGCCACTCTGGACCCCTGAGTCACGATGCCTTGCCCTTGTCTTGCCCTGGTCAGCCCCCTGGGGCCAGCGCCCAGGTGGGCTCCTCGGGTGCCATCATTGGGGAGGTCTCGACTTCCTAGGTGCCGAGGAAGGGGCACCTCCTCCGTAAGCACGTCCCTAAGCCAAGTCCCTGGGAtaagggaagccctggctttgcAAGTTCCTGACACTCTGTGTTGAAAAGATCAAGGTTCACTTTCGCTACCAcctggggggggtggggatggtaaACTCTCAGGTGTCCTTTGTAATGAAACCAAAACTAGGTTCCCTGCTTCTTAGAAactcaaaaatataataatgactCGCAATAAAAATGGCGATTACTATTTACAACGAAAACAATTACAACAGCCATTTATGACGTCCCTGCCACGTGCCAGGAACCGTGGTCTGTGGAAATAATGTTGTCTGAAACTTCCGAATCACCCTCTGAGGCTGGGATTCTTATTTTTGCTCTAGAGCTTGGGGTGCAGTGCCGGGAGGTGATGCCACTTGTCCAGGGTCTCATggtgagcctggggtgggggccgGATGGGAGCTGCCCGGACGTGAGCTAGGACAGCCCCCCTTCACGGGATTTCCGCAAGGGCATTCTCTGTTCTCCCCAGACATGCAGATACACCCTCCCAGCCCGACAACAGCCAGGTGTGATGCTTTTAAGATGTTTTCCTGCCCGGCCTCTGGGGCCTCCTTCCCTTCCCGAGCACCATCCCTCGCTTGGGGCACGTGTCGGTTTCCCCGGACACCAAGGAGCACCCACCCAGGCAGGGTGACCGTCAGGGTGGGCAAAGCCCTctggcccctccctgggccccaccTTCTGCCTTCCGGTCAGGCCTCGTCCACGCCGTGCACGGCGTCATCCACGGTGGCCACAGGGACCCGAAAGCAGCCCCGCCGCAAAGCTCCCTGCTGTTTCCGTGGAGCCAAGCAAGATGTTGTCTGCACCTGTTCAGGCGGCGTGTGAGACCTGGGCAGCCAGCTTCACCCACACCCTGGAGACGCCCAGGCCAGAATCGGGGGCCTCAAGTGGCCAGAGGCGGGGCACGGCAAGGCCCCAGTGCAGGCCAGGGGCCACGCCGGGCCCGGCCCTGgttgaaaacaaaagcaagaacaCGAAGGCCGTCCTCCCGCCAGCCCGCCCCGGTCCACAAGACCCTGTCCCCTGCTTAGCACATTCTTTCCCTTAAATCCAGAGTGACAAAAACCAGACATGCGCCAGTTTCGTTTTCCGAACCTCGTCTTGTGTCCTCGTcctcaaaaatacatttttatccgGGTGAGACATCCCTACATAGTAAGAAGCCCCTGGCGGGACCCGGGTCTCCACTGGGAGTCTCCAGTGGAACTGGGCTGGCTCTAAGGACAGGACGACGGCAGGACAGGATGGCTTGGTGCCGAGGCAGGGCCTCTGTCTGCGGGGCAGGCCCCGATGTTGGCAGTGGACTCTCAGCCCCATCACATTCCCTTTGCCCGGGGCACACACGGGGCAGGCGATGGACCTCTGGAGCTGTGACGAACAGCAACCCCCCACTGAGTGGCCCTCGGATGCTCAGGCCTTGCCCAGCTCCCAGCATATGGCCCATAGGCCCGCGGAGAGGGAGCAACCCATGCCCCCTGTTTCGGGGTCTGTTTTAATCCTGGGGGATTCCCGACAGTCTGAGCAGAACGCCACACCATCCCTGCCCATCGTGTGCTATGTTACGGGGGTCATCTGTGGACCTGGGAAAACGTCTCCCGCATTTTACAGGCAAGGCCCCGACAGAAGCTGGGCTTTCCGTAATTACTAACCCGTCACCGCCAATGCCACGGCAAGCAGCAGCTCGCGGCCGAACTGGCATGCCTTCCGCAGCTGCGCCCCGGTTTCTGAGATCACTCCCCGATGTCCCACCCCCGGGTTTCATGTCTGCTAACTGCCTCTGATAAAGTcataaatacaaatgtaaaacaggGGACCGAGGGAGCAGAGGATGGCCTAGCAAAAAAAGATGGCGAGGATAGCTCTACAGTACGAAGCAAACTTTCAGCCTCGGTGCCGGGTGGGCAAGACCTTATTGAAGTGGTCTCCTTGTCCCTCTGGGTTCTCCCCTCAGATCTGGAAACCAGGCAGCCCGGGGAGAGGAAGGCATGAGGCAGGCCTGGGCTACTCAGGCCTCTGTCCACGTTCCCGGAAACACAGCCTCCGAGTGCCAGCTCACACTCCGGGGTGTTATGGAAACAGGCCCCCCTCCCCATTATTTTGTGGTCAAGGCACCCAGCAAGGTTGTCCAAACCACATCAATAAGATGGGGGAGAGTAAAGGGGAAATCACACCTGCGATATGATCATATCAAAAACCGGGTTAACCCCCCCCCCAGTTACAGGTTTCATTTTAACAGGATAGGTACACGCAAGTACAAACAAGCATTTGAAAATCCCAAATAGCTAGAACCAACAAACTAAAATAAAGTGAACACAGTGCTGGCGTGCAGAGACTGCCTTGGCCTCTGAAGCCCAACTATGAAGAAATTAATTTCAGTGTTACCTTAAAACCCTGTAATTACGGCCAATGTGCATTCCTCCACCCCCTTTCTTGCTCCCCACAAATTCCCCAGGGCTGCCGGCTGGGCCCGTATGTGACCCACCTATAAAGGGGGATTTATTATGAAAAGTTATGAGTTGTTTTTCGTTTTATGCCACCATAAACAGCAGCTTCCACGCACAGGGCTTTCACTCCACCGGCCCAATCGGCCAGTGCTTGACCGAGGGCCGCCCTAAACCAGCTCTCCATAAATGCCTGAccagcagaaaaaaataagaagcacTGCTGGACTGTAGCTTCCAATTAACCTTTCCGAACACATCTAATCTAAAAACAGATgtgttctctttccttctattctACGTAAGATGCCTGCTAACGGTATTTTATGTGTTCAACAAAATTCTCTCTGGCAAATGGCCGGCACACACCTGAGATCGGAAGCTGTATTTCACAAATTCCAAGTTCCAGAATTTTAATGACGGCCATGGAGTTCTTGCAAGCTGGTGCGGCTTCAGGTTCAAGAACAACCTCCTTCCCGGGTCCCCTGGTCTGTGGAAGGCCTGCCCTACAGAAGGGCTCTTCTTAGGAATCccttcattaatatttaaatattcactaAGTAGCGAAAGTGAGAAATGCACTTACCGGCCTCAAGAATCGAGAGTGAACCCAATCGAGACAGGGGCGCTCTGCCCTTGCCGGAGGGACGCGCCCGGACGCAGCCGGCGTTGCGCTATCGTGCCCACGGCTGCACAGGCCCTCGGCCATCGGTCTGAGTCGTGGGTTCCAAGTGATTCTCTCCTTCACGCGGCGAAAGGGCAGAGAGCAAAGCGGTGCCATCTCCCACAACTCTTGGCAGGGTGGGACAGCTCCGGGACGGCGCGGGCGAAGCGCACGGCCAGGCCCCACTCCCCTGGTCCCGCACCGCGCCTCGGACCGCGCTGCTCCACTTCTCCTGGCTCCGGCTTCCCTGTGTTGAACGACCGGACCTCCCCGCAGAGTGGCCCGCAGGACACGATCTCCACGTCCGCGACCTGCGCCGCGAGGGACCTTTGTCCCGGACGAAAACGAAAGCGCGCGGGGCCGGGGACGCCCACGCCCTGCAGCGGAGGTCCGCGCCGGCGCGCCCCGCGACTTTCTCCAAGTTCACGTGCATCCCGGGGCTGGCGGCCGGGCTCCGCTGGCCCGAACTTCCAGCGCCGGGCCGTCGGGCGCGTTGCGGGGTGCGGACGGTCACCGGACGGCCGGGCGGCGCGGGCCCGGGGCACAATGAAAGCCGCCGGGCCGGCGGACCGGCGGGCGAGCGCGGGGACAACGCGGGCCCGGCCTCCGCGCGGCCGCTCGTCTAGTGCGGCCGGGGCGCCGAATGCGGCGGCTGGGCACAGACGCGCCGCGCGCCCGGTGCATGCTAATGGCCGGCGGCCGCGCCATGAATTATTCAGCAGCGGCGCGGAGAGGGCGAGCGCGGCGCGGAGGGCGGCCCGGCCCGTGTGTCCCCCGCCGCTGCGAAGCCGCCGCGGCGACTTCCCAAACTTTCCCGGGTCGGCACCGAGGATGCGGCCCCTGCGGCGCCTCCGTCCCCGCCCGAGCGCGCCGGCCGCGCTTCCCCCGTTGCCGcctattttatgtcttttgtctCGGAGTTGGCACCTGTCCCAGAGAGCGCGTTTCCCTGCCCACCCCTTCGCCGCCGGAtcagggcgggggagggggtacGGGGGACCTGGAGAGGAGGGGACGGGGAAGCAAGGCGCCTACGGC is part of the Phocoena sinus isolate mPhoSin1 chromosome 10, mPhoSin1.pri, whole genome shotgun sequence genome and encodes:
- the LOC116760486 gene encoding translation initiation factor IF-2-like, with the translated sequence MTAWLSLCRASSTPCTASSTVATGTRKQPRRKAPCCFRGAKQDVVCTCSGGVFKNNLLPGSPGLWKACPTEGLFLGIPSLIFKYSLSSESEKCTYRPQESRVNPIETGALCPCRRDAPGRSRRCAIVPTAAQALGHRSESWVPSDSLLHAAKGQRAKRCHLPQLLAGWDSSGTARAKRTARPHSPGPAPRLGPRCSTSPGSGFPVLNDRTSPQSGPQDTISTSATCAARDLCPGRKRKRAGPGTPTPCSGGPRRRAPRLSPSSRASRGWRPGSAGPNFQRRAVGRVAGCGRSPDGRAARARGTMKAAGPADRRASAGTTRARPPRGRSSSAAGAPNAAAGHRRAARPVHANGRRPRHELFSSGAERASAARRAARPVCPPPLRSRRGDFPNFPGSAPRMRPLRRLRPRPSAPAALPPLPPILCLLSRSWHLSQRARFPAHPFAAGSGRGRGYGGPGEEGTGKQGAYGPAARGDRPGAAAVTRSRAPLFRGEVRASAVPGIPTRPPGAPGRARCGNNFLLPRPRAQELRGEVLGRSFAILEPDDDTAAHGPRGSFPRPLPRSRPAGLQGPDTG